Proteins encoded together in one Roseibacterium elongatum DSM 19469 window:
- a CDS encoding nitrite/sulfite reductase: MYRYSQFDRAFVRSRAAQFRAQVARRLDGSLTEDEFKPLRLMNGLYLQLHAYMLRVAIPYGTLSADQMRQLAMIAERWDKGYGHFTTRQNIQFNWPKLADVPDILDALADVEMHAIQTSGNTIRNVTADPFAGAAADEVADPRPVAELIRQWSTDHPEFQFLPRKFKLAVTGSPEDRAVTAAHDIGLRLVQQGGDLGARVLVGGGLGRTPMIGKVLRDFVPLADLLPYLEAIVAIYNLLGRRDNKYKARIKITVHEHGLEEIRDLVEAEFPARKALFNGIDQQMLAAITAQFAPPAFDPEAEGNFRAWYHADPAFRAFVDTNTAPHRAPGYTILTVSLKAPGETPGDATADQMRVLADLAERYGHGELRISHEQNVILPHVPRRHLRAIHAALSDAGLASANVGLVSDIIACPGMDYCSLATARSIPVAQQIATRFEELKLEHDIGPLKIKISGCINACGHHHVGHIGILGLDRAGVENYQITLGGDGGPDAVIGERAGPGFAYDEIVDAVERLVHAYLAHRDGPSEAFLDTYRRLGAAPFKAALHPEDKGRANAA, encoded by the coding sequence ATGTATCGCTATTCCCAGTTCGACCGCGCCTTTGTCCGGTCGCGCGCGGCCCAGTTCCGCGCGCAGGTCGCGCGCCGCCTCGACGGCAGCCTGACCGAAGACGAGTTCAAGCCCCTGCGCCTGATGAACGGGCTCTACCTGCAACTGCATGCCTACATGCTGCGTGTGGCGATCCCCTATGGCACCCTTTCGGCGGACCAGATGCGGCAATTGGCAATGATCGCCGAGCGGTGGGACAAGGGCTATGGTCATTTCACCACGCGCCAGAACATCCAGTTCAACTGGCCCAAACTGGCCGATGTGCCCGACATCCTGGACGCGCTGGCCGATGTCGAGATGCATGCCATCCAGACCAGCGGCAACACGATCCGCAACGTGACCGCCGACCCTTTCGCGGGCGCCGCCGCCGACGAGGTGGCCGATCCGCGCCCCGTGGCCGAGCTGATCCGGCAATGGTCGACCGACCACCCCGAGTTTCAGTTCCTGCCCCGCAAGTTCAAGCTGGCCGTCACCGGCAGCCCCGAAGACCGCGCGGTGACCGCCGCCCATGACATCGGCCTGCGCCTTGTGCAGCAGGGCGGAGACCTGGGCGCGCGGGTGCTGGTGGGCGGCGGGCTGGGCCGCACACCGATGATCGGCAAGGTGCTTCGCGATTTCGTGCCACTGGCTGATCTGCTGCCCTATCTCGAGGCCATCGTGGCGATCTACAACCTGCTGGGCCGGCGCGACAACAAGTACAAGGCGCGCATCAAGATCACCGTCCATGAACACGGGCTGGAGGAAATCCGCGACCTGGTCGAGGCCGAGTTTCCGGCCCGCAAGGCGCTGTTCAACGGCATCGACCAGCAGATGCTGGCCGCCATCACGGCGCAATTCGCCCCGCCCGCCTTTGACCCCGAGGCCGAGGGGAATTTCCGTGCCTGGTATCACGCCGATCCGGCCTTTCGCGCCTTCGTCGATACCAACACGGCCCCGCACCGCGCGCCCGGCTACACGATCCTGACGGTGTCTCTGAAGGCGCCGGGCGAGACGCCGGGCGACGCCACGGCTGACCAGATGCGCGTGCTCGCCGATCTGGCCGAGCGATACGGCCATGGCGAATTGCGCATCAGCCATGAACAGAACGTCATTCTGCCCCATGTGCCGCGCCGTCATCTCAGGGCGATCCACGCCGCCCTGTCCGACGCGGGGCTGGCCAGCGCCAATGTCGGGCTGGTCTCGGACATCATCGCCTGCCCCGGCATGGATTATTGCAGCCTGGCCACCGCGCGCTCGATCCCGGTGGCGCAACAGATCGCCACGCGGTTCGAGGAATTGAAACTGGAGCATGATATCGGCCCGCTCAAGATCAAGATCTCGGGCTGCATCAATGCCTGCGGGCATCACCACGTGGGCCATATCGGCATTCTCGGGCTCGATCGCGCGGGGGTCGAGAACTACCAGATCACCCTTGGCGGCGATGGCGGGCCCGATGCCGTGATCGGCGAACGCGCCGGGCCGGGCTTTGCCTATGACGAGATCGTGGATGCGGTCGAACGCTTGGTGCACGCCTATCTCGCCCATCGCGACGGGCCGAGCGAAGCCTTTCTTGATACCTATCGCCGGCTTGGCGCCGCGCCGTTCAAGGCCGCGCTCCACCCCGAGGACAAGGGACGCGCCAATGCCGCGTGA
- a CDS encoding DUF2849 domain-containing protein codes for MLTANDLLLGDAVWLAPDGSWTRQMSDALLIEDPGSADLHLLDAEARGHEVVGPYLADAHPGAQGPEPSHFREAFRGRGPSNRPHGKQEIA; via the coding sequence GTGCTGACCGCGAACGACCTGCTGCTGGGTGACGCCGTCTGGCTTGCCCCCGACGGGTCCTGGACACGGCAGATGTCGGACGCCCTGTTGATCGAGGACCCGGGCAGCGCCGACCTGCACCTGCTGGATGCCGAGGCGCGGGGCCACGAAGTCGTCGGCCCCTACCTGGCCGATGCGCACCCCGGCGCGCAGGGTCCCGAACCCAGCCATTTCCGCGAAGCGTTCCGCGGGCGTGGGCCGTCGAACCGCCCCCACGGCAAACAGGAAATTGCCTGA
- the cysG gene encoding siroheme synthase CysG: MRHFPIFLDLDGARVVVSGGDQAALAKLRLLFKTPARITVFAADPAPDLHALAHAGRITLIARAMEPGDALCARLFYAANDDAAEDARAAALARADGALVNWVDNLNGSQFITPAMVDRSPVTVAIGTEGAAPVLARRIKAHLESHLPSNLGVLARAGQAFRKAAEALPMGRKRREFWADYYDRTGPRAFEQNGAAALPRTLQNLLDDHLAAKPSAGHVDLVGSGPGDPDLLTLKARKLLDEADVVIHDRLVSPAILELARREAVLINAGKKGFGPAMSQEEIGRLMVEHAAQGAHVVRLKSGDPGVFGRLDEELDALNAAGIEWAICPGITAASAAAAQLGQSLTKRGRNSDLRLLTGHDVKGFAEQDWRALSRPGTVAAIYMGARGARFLQGRLLMHGAGPDTPVTAVENASRIKARVIASTLADLPADLEAAAPDGPVILMLGLAPRAAAAHLPQLQEELA; this comes from the coding sequence ATGCGTCATTTTCCGATCTTTCTTGACCTCGACGGGGCCCGCGTCGTGGTGTCCGGCGGCGACCAGGCGGCGCTGGCCAAGCTGCGCCTGCTGTTCAAGACGCCTGCACGGATCACGGTTTTCGCCGCCGATCCGGCCCCCGATCTGCACGCGCTGGCGCATGCAGGGCGGATCACGCTCATCGCCCGCGCGATGGAGCCAGGCGATGCGCTTTGCGCGCGTCTGTTCTATGCCGCCAATGACGACGCCGCCGAGGATGCCCGCGCAGCCGCCCTGGCCCGCGCCGATGGCGCGCTGGTCAATTGGGTCGACAACCTGAACGGATCGCAGTTCATCACGCCCGCCATGGTCGACCGCAGCCCGGTCACCGTCGCCATCGGCACCGAGGGGGCGGCCCCTGTCCTCGCGCGGCGCATCAAAGCACATCTCGAAAGCCATCTGCCGTCGAACCTGGGCGTGTTGGCGCGAGCCGGGCAGGCCTTTCGCAAGGCGGCCGAGGCCCTGCCGATGGGCCGCAAGCGGCGAGAGTTCTGGGCGGATTATTATGACAGGACTGGCCCGCGCGCCTTCGAACAGAACGGCGCGGCTGCCCTGCCCCGAACCTTGCAAAACCTGCTGGACGACCACTTGGCGGCCAAGCCATCGGCGGGCCATGTGGACCTTGTCGGCAGCGGGCCGGGCGACCCGGACCTGCTGACGCTGAAGGCGCGCAAGCTGCTGGACGAGGCCGATGTGGTGATCCACGACCGGCTGGTCTCGCCCGCGATCCTCGAGCTTGCCCGGCGCGAAGCGGTACTGATCAATGCCGGAAAGAAGGGCTTTGGCCCCGCCATGTCGCAGGAGGAGATCGGCCGCCTCATGGTCGAGCACGCTGCGCAGGGTGCCCATGTGGTGCGCCTGAAATCGGGCGATCCGGGCGTCTTTGGACGGCTTGACGAGGAGTTGGACGCCCTGAATGCCGCCGGAATCGAGTGGGCCATCTGCCCCGGCATCACCGCGGCCAGCGCCGCCGCCGCACAACTGGGCCAGAGCCTGACCAAGCGGGGCCGCAACTCGGACCTGCGGTTGCTGACCGGCCATGACGTCAAGGGCTTTGCCGAACAGGACTGGCGCGCGCTGTCGCGGCCCGGCACGGTCGCCGCGATCTACATGGGCGCGCGTGGAGCGCGGTTCCTGCAGGGCCGACTGCTGATGCATGGGGCCGGCCCGGACACGCCGGTCACGGCGGTGGAAAACGCCAGCCGCATCAAAGCCCGCGTGATCGCCTCGACCCTGGCCGACCTTCCCGCCGATCTGGAGGCCGCCGCGCCCGACGGCCCCGTCATCCTGATGCTGGGCCTTGCCCCCCGCGCTGCCGCAGCACACCTGCCCCAGCTGCAAGAGGAGCTTGCCTGA
- a CDS encoding Lrp/AsnC family transcriptional regulator: MPVQIDALDRKILGALQEDASRSLEEIARVVGSSKTPVWTRIRKLREAGVIGRQTVLLDAEALGLEACFFVLIRTSEHEAEWQSRFLETLRAHPEVMEAHRLAGDIDYILKVRVPNARAYDRFYQALISEVKIHNVTALLSMEEIKASPLLPLESEL; the protein is encoded by the coding sequence ATGCCCGTTCAGATCGATGCGCTCGACCGGAAAATCCTCGGCGCGTTGCAAGAGGATGCCAGCCGGTCGCTGGAAGAGATCGCGCGCGTCGTGGGCTCGTCCAAGACGCCGGTCTGGACCCGGATTCGCAAGCTGCGCGAGGCCGGCGTGATCGGGCGGCAAACCGTCCTGCTGGATGCCGAGGCCCTGGGGCTGGAGGCGTGCTTTTTCGTGCTGATCCGCACATCGGAACACGAGGCCGAATGGCAATCGCGGTTCCTCGAAACCCTGCGCGCCCATCCCGAGGTGATGGAGGCGCATCGGCTGGCCGGCGATATCGACTATATCCTCAAGGTGCGCGTGCCCAATGCCCGCGCCTATGACCGATTCTATCAGGCCCTGATCTCAGAGGTGAAAATCCACAATGTCACCGCCCTGCTGAGCATGGAGGAGATCAAGGCCTCGCCGCTTTTGCCGTTGGAGTCGGAGCTTTAG
- a CDS encoding DUF6455 family protein has product MGLFSRLDDANELATGMAHRLGIDLESGFQGGPVQAAYQFRDMVMRCSTCRHHAECRRLQAHSMMLDFPPLLPQPRTVRA; this is encoded by the coding sequence ATGGGGCTTTTCAGCCGTTTGGACGATGCCAACGAACTGGCCACGGGAATGGCCCATCGCCTGGGCATCGACCTCGAGTCGGGGTTCCAGGGCGGGCCCGTCCAGGCCGCCTACCAGTTTCGGGACATGGTGATGCGATGCTCGACCTGCCGCCACCACGCGGAATGCCGACGCCTGCAAGCCCACAGCATGATGCTCGACTTTCCCCCCCTTTTGCCGCAACCGCGAACGGTTCGAGCGTAG
- a CDS encoding bifunctional alpha/beta hydrolase/OsmC family protein, with product MPTEKLTFSGHAGDRLAARLDLPEGPHLATALFAHCFTCGKDIVAARRIAARLAAEGIAVLRFDFTGLGHSAGEFRNTSFTSNVGDLHAAAEALAERGMAPSLLIGHSLGGAAVLKAARGIASSKAVVTIGAPFDPAHVTHNFGDALDRIARDGVGEVDLGGRPIQIGQGFVEDVRGEALAGDIAHLNRALLVLHAPRDAVVGIDNATRIFTAAKHPKSFVTLDDADHLITRGADAEYTATVIASWVQRYLDLSPPAPPPGAPEGVTRVSEADPDGFLQDVMAGRLHHALADEPRSYGGTDRGFDPLPSSWPRGWGPCTSMTIRMYARRKGWPLEHVSVDVTHDRVHAQDAQAADAPLDRFTRSITLVGALSPEQRQRLRAIADRCPVHRTLEGGARIETRLHDSPPAP from the coding sequence ATGCCCACTGAAAAACTGACCTTTTCCGGCCATGCGGGCGACAGGCTCGCCGCGCGGCTGGACTTGCCCGAGGGGCCGCATCTGGCCACGGCGCTGTTTGCCCATTGCTTTACCTGCGGCAAGGATATCGTGGCGGCGCGGCGCATCGCGGCGCGGCTCGCGGCCGAGGGGATCGCGGTGCTGCGCTTCGATTTCACCGGGCTGGGCCATAGCGCGGGCGAGTTTCGCAACACCTCGTTCACGTCGAACGTGGGCGACCTGCACGCAGCGGCCGAGGCGCTGGCCGAGCGCGGCATGGCGCCATCGCTCTTGATCGGGCATTCGCTGGGGGGCGCGGCGGTGCTCAAGGCGGCGCGCGGCATCGCATCGAGCAAGGCCGTGGTGACCATCGGCGCGCCCTTCGACCCGGCCCATGTCACGCATAATTTCGGCGATGCGCTGGACCGGATCGCGCGCGACGGCGTGGGCGAGGTCGACCTTGGCGGGCGTCCGATCCAGATCGGGCAGGGCTTTGTCGAGGATGTCCGGGGCGAGGCGCTGGCCGGGGATATCGCCCATCTGAACCGCGCGCTGCTGGTGCTGCACGCGCCGCGCGATGCGGTCGTGGGCATCGACAACGCCACGCGCATCTTCACCGCCGCGAAACACCCCAAGAGCTTCGTCACCCTCGACGACGCGGACCACCTGATCACGCGCGGGGCGGATGCCGAATACACTGCCACCGTCATCGCAAGCTGGGTGCAGCGGTATCTCGACCTGTCGCCCCCTGCCCCGCCACCCGGCGCGCCCGAGGGGGTGACCCGCGTGTCCGAGGCAGACCCCGACGGGTTTCTGCAGGATGTGATGGCGGGGCGGCTGCACCATGCCCTCGCCGACGAGCCGCGCAGCTATGGCGGCACCGATCGGGGGTTCGACCCCCTACCCAGTTCCTGGCCGCGGGGCTGGGGGCCGTGCACCTCGATGACGATCCGCATGTATGCACGGCGCAAGGGCTGGCCGCTCGAACATGTCTCGGTGGACGTGACCCATGACCGCGTCCATGCCCAGGATGCACAGGCCGCCGACGCCCCGCTCGACCGTTTCACCCGCTCCATCACGCTGGTTGGCGCGCTCAGCCCCGAGCAGCGCCAGCGCCTGCGCGCCATTGCCGACCGCTGCCCGGTGCACCGCACCCTGGAAGGCGGCGCCAGGATCGAGACCCGCCTGCACGACAGCCCGCCGGCGCCTTGA
- a CDS encoding heme-dependent oxidative N-demethylase family protein has translation MGDPILHERLPSAPWMTPVGRKLPGIAPLDMAEWLIADEAYDGQMALRDRLIAEERAHVWAEVPGCEAAAAELLAMVLAHLPKGFSRSGDSVTRPDGVTVALASDRPLVVAARLVQEDLCLLQKPDGAEEHILTGAVLCFPASWTLAEKMGRPLTAIHIPVAQYDAGIAPRVQRLFDGIRPGRPLWRQNALLYADPALFQPATEAHPRVTPTVRPDYLRSERQCLLRLPETGAVVFSIHTYVLPFARLTPEQQAALDAHPIDYAGRSI, from the coding sequence ATGGGTGACCCAATCCTGCATGAACGCTTGCCGAGCGCCCCCTGGATGACGCCGGTGGGCCGCAAACTGCCGGGGATCGCGCCCCTGGATATGGCCGAGTGGCTGATCGCGGACGAGGCTTATGACGGGCAGATGGCCCTGCGCGACCGGCTGATCGCGGAAGAGCGCGCGCACGTCTGGGCCGAGGTGCCGGGCTGCGAGGCGGCGGCGGCGGAGTTGCTGGCGATGGTGCTGGCGCATCTGCCAAAGGGGTTTTCACGCAGCGGCGACAGCGTCACCCGGCCCGATGGCGTCACGGTCGCGCTTGCCTCGGACAGGCCGCTGGTTGTGGCCGCGCGGCTGGTGCAGGAGGATCTGTGCCTGCTGCAGAAGCCCGACGGGGCCGAGGAGCATATTCTGACGGGGGCCGTCCTGTGTTTCCCGGCCAGCTGGACGCTGGCCGAGAAGATGGGCCGCCCCCTGACCGCGATCCACATCCCCGTGGCGCAATATGACGCCGGCATCGCGCCGCGCGTTCAGCGCCTGTTCGACGGCATCCGACCGGGCCGGCCGCTGTGGCGGCAGAACGCGCTGCTCTATGCCGATCCGGCCCTGTTTCAGCCCGCGACCGAGGCGCATCCGCGGGTGACGCCGACAGTCCGGCCCGATTACCTGCGATCCGAGCGGCAGTGCCTGCTGCGCCTGCCTGAGACCGGCGCTGTGGTCTTTTCGATTCACACCTATGTGCTGCCCTTCGCGCGATTGACGCCCGAGCAGCAGGCGGCGCTGGACGCGCATCCGATCGACTATGCGGGGCGGTCAATCTGA
- a CDS encoding 2'-deoxycytidine 5'-triphosphate deaminase has product MTDTVSGVLPDHRLRAMIDAGQITADRPVTAQQIQPASLDLRLGHVAYRVRASFLAGKGNRLSDRLTEFEMHRMDLREGAVLEKGCVYVVPLMEGLALPAGVSAVANAKSSTGRVDCLTRVITDGGTEFDRIAPGYAGPLYAEICPRSFSVLVKPGLALNQIRFRLGEAVLSDDELRARHADHPLVTGTEAAVIDDGLGFSVDLRPETGSLVGYRAKPHAGVIDLTRIAAHDIAEFWEEVRSETGRIILDPGAFYILVSQEAVTIPPDCAAEMAPYLAMVGEFRVHYAGFFDPGFGHGIPARGVLEVRCHEAPFVLEHGQVVGRLVYERMAHAPEQLYGADLASNYQGQGLKLSKHFKA; this is encoded by the coding sequence ATGACCGACACCGTTTCCGGCGTTCTTCCCGATCACCGGCTGCGCGCGATGATCGACGCGGGCCAGATCACCGCCGACCGCCCCGTGACGGCGCAGCAAATCCAGCCCGCCTCGCTGGATCTGCGCCTGGGACATGTGGCCTATCGGGTGCGCGCCTCGTTCCTGGCCGGCAAGGGCAACCGACTGTCCGACCGACTGACCGAGTTCGAAATGCACCGCATGGATCTGCGCGAGGGCGCGGTTCTTGAAAAAGGCTGCGTCTATGTCGTCCCCCTGATGGAGGGGCTGGCCCTGCCCGCTGGCGTGTCGGCGGTGGCCAATGCCAAAAGCTCCACCGGCAGGGTCGATTGCCTGACCCGCGTGATCACCGATGGCGGCACCGAATTCGACCGCATCGCCCCGGGCTATGCAGGGCCGCTCTATGCCGAGATCTGTCCGCGCTCCTTCTCGGTTCTGGTCAAGCCGGGCCTCGCGCTCAACCAGATCCGCTTTCGCCTGGGCGAGGCGGTGCTCAGCGACGACGAATTGCGCGCGCGCCACGCGGACCACCCTCTGGTCACCGGCACCGAGGCCGCGGTGATCGATGACGGGCTTGGCTTTTCGGTCGATCTGCGGCCCGAAACCGGCAGCCTGGTTGGATACCGCGCCAAACCCCATGCCGGCGTGATCGACCTGACCCGGATCGCCGCCCATGACATCGCCGAGTTCTGGGAAGAGGTCCGCAGCGAAACCGGCCGCATCATCCTCGACCCCGGCGCCTTCTACATCCTTGTCAGCCAGGAGGCCGTGACCATCCCCCCCGACTGCGCCGCCGAGATGGCACCCTATCTCGCCATGGTGGGCGAGTTCCGGGTTCATTACGCAGGCTTCTTCGATCCGGGTTTCGGCCACGGCATCCCGGCCCGCGGCGTGCTCGAGGTGCGCTGCCACGAGGCGCCCTTTGTCCTCGAACACGGTCAGGTCGTCGGCCGCCTGGTCTATGAGCGCATGGCCCATGCGCCCGAGCAGCTTTACGGCGCCGATCTGGCCTCGAATTACCAGGGCCAGGGCCTGAAACTCTCCAAGCATTTCAAGGCCTGA
- a CDS encoding MerR family transcriptional regulator — protein MELVGGIKVLLHDRGLTIRGVQRMIREEGTAAVAALSPPLDTMASTEDLFEGSAEEAAWRADETQEDLPKADAAATQQAAPRRAAADDRQTHLALDTPETDQPVPDTAPEPDRPAPDTAPAPAASPPTDAMATPAPASSTCADGLARLATLVGGTTEGRLRPDTITALRALLARMGTDPA, from the coding sequence ATGGAATTGGTGGGCGGAATCAAGGTGCTGCTGCATGATCGTGGCCTGACCATTCGCGGCGTCCAGCGCATGATCCGCGAGGAAGGCACCGCCGCTGTGGCCGCGCTGTCGCCACCGCTCGACACGATGGCCTCCACCGAGGATCTCTTCGAAGGCAGCGCCGAGGAAGCCGCCTGGCGCGCCGACGAAACCCAAGAGGATCTGCCGAAGGCCGACGCCGCGGCGACACAACAGGCCGCACCCCGTCGCGCGGCCGCCGATGACCGTCAGACCCACCTGGCCCTCGATACGCCCGAGACAGACCAGCCTGTCCCCGACACCGCGCCCGAGCCGGACCGGCCGGCCCCCGACACCGCGCCCGCACCGGCCGCGTCGCCGCCCACCGACGCGATGGCCACGCCCGCCCCCGCCAGCAGCACTTGCGCCGATGGCCTTGCGCGCCTTGCCACCTTGGTCGGCGGTACGACCGAGGGCCGGCTCAGACCCGACACGATCACGGCGCTGCGGGCCTTGCTGGCGCGGATGGGCACCGACCCGGCCTGA
- a CDS encoding MerR family transcriptional regulator — MSKSPEAFRTIREVADWLGVAAHVLRFWESKFSQIRPVKRARRSALLPARRHGIGGRNQGAAA, encoded by the coding sequence ATGAGCAAATCCCCCGAAGCGTTTCGCACCATCCGCGAGGTTGCGGATTGGCTGGGTGTCGCCGCGCATGTGTTGCGGTTCTGGGAATCGAAATTCAGCCAGATCCGCCCGGTGAAACGGGCCCGGCGGTCGGCGCTACTACCGGCCCGCCGACATGGAATTGGTGGGCGGAATCAAGGTGCTGCTGCATGA
- the ihfA gene encoding integration host factor subunit alpha — MAGKTLTRMDLSEAVFREVGLSRNESAQLVERVLDLMSDALVSGEQVKISSFGTFSVRSKTARVGRNPKTGEEVPISPRHVLTFRPSHLMKDRVAAGNRR, encoded by the coding sequence ATGGCTGGCAAGACTCTGACGCGGATGGACCTGTCCGAGGCGGTGTTCCGCGAGGTGGGACTGTCGCGCAACGAAAGCGCGCAACTGGTCGAACGTGTGCTGGACCTGATGTCCGATGCTCTGGTGTCGGGCGAACAGGTCAAGATCTCGTCCTTTGGAACCTTCTCGGTCCGCTCGAAAACCGCGCGCGTCGGCCGCAACCCGAAAACCGGGGAAGAGGTGCCGATCAGCCCGCGCCACGTGCTGACCTTTCGGCCCTCGCACCTGATGAAAGATCGCGTGGCGGCCGGAAACCGACGCTGA
- a CDS encoding beta-ketoacyl-ACP synthase III, which produces MTLRAVPVGIGHYLPSRVVENAEFEKTIDTTDAWIRTRSGIERRHFAAEGETTSQMAIAAAKAALAQAGLTAGDIDAVVVATSTPDLTFPSVATMVQAGLGMEGGFAFDVQAVCAGFVYALANANALVISGQARRALVIGAETFSRIMDWTDRSTCVLFGDGAGALILEARDEAGTAADRGVLATDLHSDGRFRDLLYVDGGVSATGSTGVLRMEGREVFRHAVEKLAETAHAALDKAGLTAEDVDWIVPHQANLRIITRTAQKMGVGMDRVVVTVQDHGNTSAASIPLAMSVGVARGQIKTGDLLVAEAIGGGLAWGAVVLRW; this is translated from the coding sequence ATGACATTGCGCGCCGTGCCGGTCGGGATCGGCCATTACCTGCCCTCTCGTGTGGTCGAGAATGCCGAGTTTGAAAAGACGATCGACACCACCGACGCCTGGATCCGCACCCGCTCGGGGATCGAGCGGCGCCATTTCGCCGCCGAGGGCGAGACCACCAGCCAGATGGCGATCGCAGCGGCCAAGGCCGCGCTGGCCCAGGCCGGCCTGACGGCGGGCGATATCGACGCGGTCGTGGTCGCCACCTCGACCCCGGACCTGACCTTTCCCTCGGTTGCGACCATGGTCCAGGCGGGCCTTGGGATGGAGGGGGGATTCGCCTTCGACGTGCAGGCGGTCTGCGCCGGGTTCGTCTATGCCCTGGCCAACGCCAACGCGCTGGTGATCTCGGGCCAGGCCAGGCGGGCGCTGGTGATCGGTGCCGAAACCTTTAGCCGGATCATGGATTGGACCGACCGCAGCACCTGCGTTCTCTTCGGTGACGGCGCCGGGGCCTTGATCCTCGAGGCGCGCGACGAGGCCGGCACCGCCGCGGACCGGGGCGTGCTGGCCACCGACCTGCATTCCGACGGGCGTTTCCGCGATCTGCTCTATGTGGATGGCGGCGTCTCGGCGACCGGCTCGACCGGCGTCTTGCGCATGGAAGGGCGCGAGGTCTTTCGTCATGCCGTTGAAAAGCTTGCCGAAACCGCCCACGCAGCCCTGGATAAGGCCGGGCTGACCGCAGAAGATGTCGATTGGATCGTGCCCCATCAGGCCAATCTGCGCATCATCACGCGCACGGCGCAAAAGATGGGCGTCGGCATGGATCGCGTCGTCGTGACCGTGCAGGATCATGGCAATACGTCGGCCGCGTCGATCCCGCTGGCGATGTCGGTCGGGGTCGCACGCGGCCAGATCAAGACCGGCGATCTGCTGGTCGCAGAGGCCATTGGCGGCGGTCTGGCGTGGGGCGCCGTGGTGCTGCGCTGGTAG
- the plsX gene encoding phosphate acyltransferase PlsX yields the protein MSDGTALTGETIPGTVLSIDAMGGDRGPSVVVDGMANASAKNPDLRFIVHGDRPELERQIDRKRGLLAKCEIRHADSVVRMDEKPSHVLRHGKSTSMWSTIEAVRSGEAQVAISCGNTGALMLMSMTRLRKIEGVNRPAIACLWPSRNPSGFNVMLDVGADIRADAEDLLQYALMGASYARNGMDLARPRVGLLNVGTEEHKGRAEIKVAADLIGRVAPAADFDFVGFVEGVDLPSDKVDVIVTDGFTGNVALKTGEGTAKMISERMREAFKHTPLSRIAALLAYTSLRRLSKSIDPRRVNGGVFLGLNGTVVKSHGASDATGVAAAIKLSARLSASDFTKRLAARIAQAEHAAAAAMQTDADKGAAE from the coding sequence ATGAGCGACGGCACGGCTCTGACAGGCGAAACGATCCCGGGCACGGTCCTCTCGATCGACGCGATGGGCGGCGACCGTGGACCATCCGTGGTCGTGGACGGCATGGCGAATGCCAGCGCAAAGAACCCCGACCTGCGGTTCATCGTGCATGGTGACCGGCCCGAACTGGAACGTCAGATTGATCGCAAGCGTGGCCTCCTGGCCAAGTGCGAGATCCGCCACGCCGACAGCGTGGTTCGGATGGATGAAAAGCCGTCGCATGTGTTGCGCCACGGCAAATCCACCTCGATGTGGTCGACGATCGAGGCTGTCCGCTCGGGCGAGGCCCAGGTGGCGATCTCCTGCGGCAATACCGGTGCGCTGATGCTGATGTCGATGACACGGCTGCGCAAGATCGAGGGCGTCAACAGGCCCGCCATCGCCTGCCTTTGGCCATCGCGCAACCCCTCGGGGTTCAACGTGATGCTGGATGTGGGCGCCGATATCCGCGCCGATGCCGAGGACCTGCTGCAATATGCGCTGATGGGCGCAAGCTATGCCCGCAACGGCATGGATCTGGCGCGACCGCGCGTCGGCTTGCTCAATGTCGGAACCGAAGAACACAAGGGCCGGGCCGAAATCAAGGTGGCCGCGGACCTGATCGGGCGCGTGGCGCCGGCGGCGGATTTCGATTTCGTGGGCTTCGTCGAAGGCGTCGATCTGCCCTCGGACAAGGTCGATGTCATCGTCACCGACGGGTTCACCGGCAACGTGGCGCTGAAGACCGGTGAAGGCACCGCCAAGATGATCAGCGAGCGCATGCGCGAGGCGTTCAAGCACACGCCGCTCAGCCGTATCGCAGCGCTTTTGGCCTATACCTCGCTGCGCCGCCTGTCCAAAAGCATCGATCCGCGCCGCGTCAATGGCGGCGTGTTCCTGGGCCTGAACGGCACGGTCGTCAAATCCCACGGCGCGTCGGACGCCACCGGGGTGGCGGCCGCCATCAAGCTGTCGGCGCGGCTGTCGGCCTCGGACTTCACCAAGCGTCTGGCCGCGCGCATCGCCCAGGCCGAGCATGCGGCCGCCGCCGCCATGCAGACGGACGCCGACAAAGGGGCCGCCGAATGA